The window GCGCGTCAATCGACGAGCGGCCAGTTCAGAAGATACCGCCGAGGAAGCCGCCGTCGTCGTCTTCGTCGTCGGCTTCCGCGTCGTCGGCGTCCCCGGCGTCGTCAGTTTCGTCTCCATCGTCGTCGTCCTCGGCCGAATCGACGGCGTCGTCCTCGTCGGACGACGCGGCGTCCGCGTCGTCGCCCGAGAACGGGATCGCGTCGTCGTCGAGTTCGACGGGATCGTCCGCCTCGTCGGCTTCGGCGTCGGCGCCGGAGTCAGCTTCGGCGTCCGGGATCGTGACGGCGCCCTCGACCGCATCGTCCTCGGCTTCGCGCGCCGTCGACCCGTCGCCGCCGACCGCGACGGCGCCTTCCGGTTCGCTCGCGGCCTCGGCAGCGTCGTCAGCCTCGTCGTCGGCGCCCACGTTGACCTCGGAGATGGCGTCCTCCACGGACGTCTCGGAGGCGGGTTCCTCGGGATCGGCGGGGTCGGTTTCGTCGGTAGCTTCCGCCGCGGCCGGATCGGCGTCGAGTTCGGCCGCGCTCTCGGCGGCGGCGACGCCGTCGACCTCGGCCCCCTCGTCGAGGTCCGCTTCGGCGTCGTCGGCGTCCGCCTCGGTATCGTCGGAGTCCGCTTCGGTATCGGCGAGGTCCGCCGCGGGCTCGTCGGGGGCCGCGGCGTCCTCCGTTACGTCGTCCGATTTCTCGTCAGCTTCCGACTCAGCAGCGGCGCCCGGCACGTTCACGTCCACGTCGTCGGCCAGCGTCGCGGCGAGCTGGCGGTAGGCCGTCGCTGCCGGCGCCTCCGGCTCGTGGACGACCAGCGGCGTCCCGGCGTAGACGCTGTCCCGGGCCGTCGGGTCCTCCGGAATCGAGCCCAGCAGGTCGACGCCGAGCTGCGAGGCGATCTCCTCGTGGGAGACGTCGCCGTCGGGCCGACCGCGGGTGACCACCAGCCCGGCGACCGAGCCGCCGGCGCGGTCGACCAGGTCGATCGTCTTGCGGACGTCCTGAACGGAGGCGGGCTCGGGCGTCGAGACCAGCAGCACCTCGTCGGCGATGCCCAGCGGGAGCACCGACTCGTGGCTGACGCCGGCGCCGACGTCTAACAGCACGTAGTCGAACTCGCCGCGCAGGCGGTCGATCGCCTCGCCCAGCCCGGTGGCGTCGGTGTCGGCGAACGCCTCCAGCTCGGTGCCGCTGGGGATCGCCGCGATGCCGTCGGCCACCTCGTAGGTCGCGTCGGGGACGTCGGCGTCGCCCGCGAGCACGTCGTGGAGCGTCGGGCCGTCGGGCGAGAGGCTGACGAAGCCCGCGAGATTGGCCATCCCGAGGTCGGCGTCGACGATCGCGACGCGCTTGCCCGCGCCCGCCAGCGCGGTGCCGAGGTTGACCGTGGTCGTCGTTTTCCCGACCCCACCTTTCCCGCTCGCGACGGCGTAGACCGTGGTGCCAGACATATTCGTTACCGGACCACAGTCACCCGCGGGTAATAAAACATCGCAGGACGCGCGCGTCCGGCTCGGCGGCGCTGAGCGCGTCGTATCACCGCACCGACCTGACGCCGCGCCGGACCGAGCGTCGACGGTCGACGCCGACGGGCGACCGGGCGCCGGACGGGCGCTCGCGGGCGTTCGATCAGGTCCCGCGAGGACTCGCGTACGCCCGCCTGCTGCCAGGTCAAAGCATACTTACACGCTCCGGCGGCTAGTACACACAATGAGTCAGCAGGACGCCGAACAGTCCGACCGGAAAAAGTACGAGTTCCGGAAGGTCATCGAGGACCTCAAGGAGTACGAGGGCTCGGGGACTCAGCTCGTCACCATCTACGTGCCGCCGGACAAGCAGATCAGCGACGTCGTCGCCCACGTCACCCAGGAGCACAGCGAGGCGTCGAACATCAAGTCCAAGCAGACCCGCACCGCCGTGCAGGACGCCCTCTCGTCGATCAAGGCCCGCCTGAAGTACTTCGACACCTACCCGCCGGAGAACGGCGTCGTGCTGTTCTCGGGCGCCGTCGACTCCGGCGGCGGGCGCACCGAGATGGTCACCGAAGTGCTGGAGAACCCGCCCCAGCCCATCGAGTCGTTCCGCTACCACTGCGACTCGGCGTTCCTGACCGAACCGTTAGAGCACATGCTGGCCGACAAGGGGCTGTACGGCCTTATCGTGCTCGACCGGCGCGAGGCCAACGTCGGCTGGCTGCGGGGCAAACGCGTCGAGCCCGTCAAGTCCGCCACGTCGCTGGTGCCCGGCAAGCAGCGAAAAGGGGGCCAGTCCGCCCAGCGATTCGCTCGACTCCGGCTCGAAGCGATCGACAACTTCTACCAGGAGGTCGCCGGGATGGCCAACGACCTGTTCGTCGCCGAGCGCCACGAGCTCGACGGCATCCTGGTGGGCGGCCCCTCGCCGACGAAAGACGAATTTCTAGACGGCGACTACCTCCACCACGAGCTCCAGGACAAGGTGCTCGGCAAGTTCGACGTCTCCTACACCGACGAGTCCGGCCTGTACGACCTGGTCGACGCCGGCGAGGAGGCGCTGGCCGACGCCGAGCTCATGGAGGACAAGTCGCTGATGGAGGAGTTCTTCCAGGAGCTCCACGGCGGCGAGGAGGCGACTTACGGCTTCGAGCAGACCCGCCGGAACCTCGTCATGGGCTCGGTCGAGACGCTGCTGATCAGCGAGGATCTCCGCAAGGACGTCGTCACCTACGAGTGTTCCAACGGCCACGAGGAGCGCGAAGTGATCGACCGGCGCAAGAACACGCCGACCCACACCTGCAGCGAGTGCGGCGAGGAGGTCGAAGCCGACGAGGAGGACGACGCCCGCGAGGACGCCATCGACCACCTCATCGACATCGCCGAGCAGCGCGGCACCGACACCACGTTCATCTCGACTGACTTCGAGAAGGGCGAGCAGCTCTACGACGCGTTCGGCGGCGTCGCCGGCATCCTGCGGTACTCGACGGGCGTCTGATCTACCGCTCACCGCGATCGCAGGCGGCCACGCTTTCTCCGTTTGTGCGAAACGTCGAGAAATGAGCGAGGGACGAGGCGAGCGACTCGTCAGAACAGCCCGCCGCCGTCCGACTCGTTGTCGCCAGACCTGTTGTCGGAGGCGTTCGTCCCGGTCCCGCCGGACGTGTTGGTGCTGCCCGACGAGTTCCCCCCGCCGTCGTCCTCGGACTGGCGCGTCCCCGTCGGTTCGGTGTCGCCGCCGTCGGACTGGACCGCGATCTCCCAGTCGCTCGACGCGGCGACGACGAGCCAGCCCTGGCCGCCGTAGTCGACGGTCACGTCGGCCTCGAAGATCCCCTGGTCGTGGTACAGCTCCTGGAGGTACTCGCCGGACAGGTCGTACAGCTTCAGCGAGAACTCGCCGACGCCCGCGTGGTCGATCGCGACGGAGCCGACCTCCGAGAAGTCGACCGGACCGAGATACTTCGGCTCGGTGCCCGCGAGCGTGGCCTCCGGCGTCACCAGGTCGCCGTCGCCGACCTCCGGCTGGATGACTTGGATCGTCCAGTCGCGGTCCGTCCGGACCTCCAGGGTGTACTGTCCCTGCGGAATGTCGACCGGGACCAGCCCCTGGTAGTTCCGGAGATCCCACTCCAGCGACCGCCAGACGTCTCCCTGCGAATCGACCACGTCGACCGCCATGCCGGTGACCGGATCGACGTCCAGCGCGGTGAGCCCCGGCCGCGCCGCGAACGGCTCGGTCCGAGCGTTGCCGCTCCCCGAGTACTCGATCGGGTCGGGATCGGTCGCGCCGAGCCGGTCCTCCTCGCCGCCGGCCTCCCCGTCGCTCTCGTTATCGCCGCCGCTTTCGTTGCCACCGCCGCTCTCGTTGCCGTCACTCACGTTGTCCTGGCCGTCCGCGGGCTGGGCCGACTCGTTGTCGGGGTCGTCCTCGTCGGCTCCGAAGCACCCGGCCAGTGCCGTGATTCCGCACGCCGTGACGAACGTTCGACGTCGCATGGTCTGCGCTGGGGCGAATCGGGTGAAAGGTATTCGGGGGATAGTAGACGGCACGTTCCGGCTATCCGGACCGCAACTGGCGGTTACCGGACATCCGAAACGGTAACTGACGTATACGCTCCCGCGTCGGCAGTCGGGGCGACGGCGTCCCGCGGTACGCCCCGCTTACCGGAGAATCGGGGGCGATGAACTATCGGACCGAACGGCGGCGCCGCCGGAGACAGCGCTCGCGGGGGCCTACCTTCAGAGAAACTCGCGGACGTCGGAGTAGTACATGTCGTGGTGGTCGGCCGCGTCGATCGAATCGGCGATCGTCGCCGCCAGCGCGTGCCAGCAGAGGTCGGTCGGGTCGTCGGGGTCGAGATTGTACAGCGTGTCCTCGCAGGTGCAGCCCCGCCCCTCGACGACGTACTCGTCGGAGTGGCCGACGACGACCGTGAAATCGCGGTACTCCTTGACGCGTCCCTCGGCGACGGCCTCGATGGCGCGAGCTCCCCGGTCGCCGTGGATCGCCGTGACGCGCTCGACGACCGCGGGCGTCAGTTCGCCGGCTGCAGCCAGCTCCGTGCGCCAGTCGTCGGCGTCGCTCACGGTCGACCCTCCGCTGGCCGCACCGGCTGGCGCGCGCGGATCGACGACTCGCCGATCACCCGGGTCACGCCACACAGATTAGAAAGCGCCTCTCAAAACAGGTTCGGTCGCAGGGGATCAGGCGTCGTCCGGCGCCTCGGTGTCACGACCGGCAGCGTCGCGGTCGTTCGAACCGACGGCGGCGTCGCCGCGCTCGCGGCGAAGCTCTTCCTCGAGTTGCCGACGCGCGCTCACGTCCGCGATGTACCCCTCGAGGATCTCGGGCTCGACGCGGTGGCCGCGCTCGGAGACCCAGCGGACGTCGCCGGATTTCGTCAGGATGCGGTACTCCAGGGCGAAGGCGTCGCCGTTGTCCAGCGCCTCGCGGGTGACCCGATTCACCGTCTCGAGGTCGTCGGGGTGGATCACCGACTCGCCCCAGGAGACCTCGCCGGACTCCAGCGCGTCGGGCTCGTAGCCGGTGAGCCGCTCGCACCCCTCGCTGACGAACTCCATCGGCCATCCCGAGTCGGTGCGCGCCCGGTACGCCATCCCGGGCAGACTTTCCAGCAGCGACCGGAAGCGGCGTCGTTGTTCCTCGAGTTCCCGCTCGCGCTCGCGGCGCTCGGTGAGGTCACGTACCACGCAGACGGCGCCGCCGCTCCGTTCGTCGTCCGGGTTGCGGCCCGTCGCTCCTCGCTCGATGGACGCGACCGACACCGACGAGGGAACGGTCGTCCCGTCGGACCGCTCGACGGGTAGTTCTCCGGACCACTGCCCGCCCTCGCGCAGCGACGGCAGGACCTCGTCGTCCGCCCGCTCGATCGCCCACTCCGAGTGGATGTCGCGCCAGTGCTCGCCGAACAGGTCGTCGAGGTCGCGACCGTACAGCTCCGAGTACGCCTCGTTCGCGTACGCCAACTCGCCGCAGCCGTCGAAGATCGCGATCCCCTCGGAGGCGGCTTCGATCGCCTCGACGCGCTGGCGGAGCGTCTGCTCGGTCCGGCGCTGGTCGACGAGATTTCGGATGCGGTTGGCCAGCACGGTGTACTGGTCGCTGCCGGTCTCCTTCTGGATGTAGTCCGAGACGCCCGCCGAGATCGCCTCGCTGGCGATCTCCTCGCTGCCCTTGCCGGTAAACAGCACGAACGGGATCGACGGGCGGCGCTCGCGCACGGCGTCGAGGAACTCGATGCCGTCCATCGCAGGCATCTGGTAGTCGCTGAGCACGCAGTCGATCGAGCCGTCGAGCAGTTCGAGGGCGCGCTCGGGATCCGACTCGGTCCGCACCTCGATGCCGCCCTCCCGTTCGAGGAACGTCTTCGTCAGGTCCAACAACGGCGGCTCGTCGTCGACGTGGAGTACGGTGATCGGCTCGATCATGGGTCTGTCTCGGCGACGGAGCCGCCCCGTCGCCCGCGTTCTCCGTGGTATCATTTCCCACGAGTCAAAAAACCGACGGTCGGTCGCGGTCGTTCCCGCCCGCCACGGCAGCCGTCAGCGCCCGCCGACGCGCATCGTGGGGCTTTTCGCCCCGCGGCGGCGAGAGGTCGGCATGCAGATCCGGGAGGGCGCAGTCGAGATCGAGGTGCCCGAACAGGAGTCCGAGGGCATCGACGACGCGGTGTTTTTCAACCCCGTCCAGGAGCTCAACCGCGACCTGACCGTCGCGGCGCTGCGGGCCTACCGAGAGCGCGAGGAGCGGGCGAACTCCTATCTCGACGCGATGGCCGCCAGCGGCGCCCGCGGCGTCCGCGCCGCGGTCGACGGCTGGGACGTCACGCTCTGTGACCTCGATCCCGACGCCGTCGCCCTCTGCGAACGCAATCTCGAACGCAACGGCGTCGAGGGCGAGGTCGTCGAGCGCGACGTCAACGCCCTGCTCCACGAGTCGGTGTACGACGTCGTCGACATCGACCCGTTCGGAACGCCGATGCCCTTTGCCGACGCGGCGCTGGCCAACACGCGGGACCTCGTCTGCGTCACCGCGACCGACACGGCGCCGCTCTGCGGCGCGCACTTCGACAGCGGCGTCCGCAAGTACTCCGCGATCCCGCGAAACACCGAGTACCACGCCGAGATGGGCCTGCGCGTGCTCGTCTCCGCGCTGGTCCGAACGGCCGCTCGATACGATGTCGGCGCAACGCCGATCCTCTCTCACGCAACCAACCACTACGCCCGGACCTACCTCGATCTCGACCACAGCGCGACCGACGCCAACGAGGCGATCGACGGGCTGGGCCACGTCCACCACTGCGAGGACTGTCTCCACCGCGAGAGCGAGCCGGGGTTGATCGCCCACCCGCCCGAGACGTGCCCGAACTGCGGCGGCAACCGCGTCCTCACTGCGGGACCGATCTGGCTGGGGCAGCTGACCGACAGCGAGTTCGCCGCGGCGACCCGCGAGCAGGTCTCGGAAGATATGGGGACCGCCGAGGACTGCCGGGACCTGCTGGACACGCTGGAAGACGAACTCGACGAGCCGACTCACTTCGACCAGCACAAGCTCTGCAAGCAGTGGACGCGCTCGGCCGTCGCGATGGACGACTTTCTGGAACAGCTTCGAGACGCCGGCTACGAGGCGACCCGGGCCCACTACGGCGGGACGACGTTCAAGACCGACGCCGCCGTCTCGGAGATCGAGGCCGCGACGAGCGAGTAAGCGGGACGCCGAGGAGCGGCGTCGAGACTCGTGCGTTCGGCGTCGGCTGACCGCTGCGCCGCCCGCGGACGCCGGGAATATTTGTGCAGCGGCGCCGAACTACCACCCGTGCGACAGCGACTCGACGCCGTTCCGGACGACGTTCGCGCGGTAGCGGTGGCCGCCCAGTCAGAGCAGATCACGTTCCTGGCGGCCGCGGTCGCCTACTACGCGTTCGTCTCGCTGATCCCGCTGTCGCTGCTGGGGCTGGTGATCGCCTCTGTGATGGGCGGCGCCGTCTTCGAGGGGCAGGTCGTCGCGACCGCCGGCGAGTTTCTCACGCCCGACGCCCAGAATCTGCTCACGGAAGCGCTGACCGGCGAGGCCGGCCGCGGGGGCGCGACGATCGTCGGGACCGTCGTGTTGCTCTGGAGCGGGCTGCGGCTGTTCCGCGGGCTCGACAAGGCGTTCTCGCAGGTGTACGGCACGATCGGCTCGAAGTCGATCGTCAACGAGTTCCTCAACGCGCTGGCGGTCTCGGTGGCGATCGTCGTCGGCGTCGCCTCGATGACCATCATCGGGGCGGCGATCGAACGGTTGCCCGCGGGCGGGATGTCGCCCCAGATCGGGTTCGCGCTGCTGGTCGCGACGCTGGCGGTCGTGTTTTACCCGATGTACCTGCTGCTGCCGGACGCCGACATCGAGCCGCGCGAGGCGCTGCCGGGGACGCTGTTCGCGTCGCTCGGGTGGGTGGTGCTGGGCGCCGGCTTCCAGCTCTACACGGCCAACGCGGGCACGTTCGCGGCCTACGGCGTGCTCGGCGGTGTGTTGCTGCTCGTGACGTGGCTGTACTTCGGTGCGCTGATCGTGATGCTGGGCGCGGTGGTCAACGCGGTGCTGGCCGATCGGCTCGACGCCGACGACGCCGCCGCGATGGACTACGAGCCGGGGTACGATCCGAGCGGACTCGCCGAGGGGGCGGCGGCAGCCGGCGTCGGCCAGGGTCCGAACGGAGCGCCGGGTGCCAGGGAGGGCGGCGCCTGCACGGCCGGCGAAACGAACGTGCACGCATCGAACGACCGACCGACGACAGACCGGCAAGTACAACGTGATGGCGCTCGACAATCTGACACAACCGAAGCGATGACTGGCGAGGATTCATCCGAACGACCGGACGACGCCGACGAGGACGCCGATCTCGGCGAGGAGACGCCGGACTCCGATAGCTCGGCGACGGGCGCGGGCGACCCGAAGACGGACGGCGGGCCCGGCGCGGACGCCGACCGGGAGTCCGGCGACTCGACCGGGCCGAACGGTCCGACCGCATCGGACGGTCCGACTACGTCGGACGACCCGAATGACGCGGACGACCCGACCGCCTCCGAACGCGTCCGCCCGGGAACGGCGCCGGCGAGCGAGGTGGCGCGGCTGAACAGCGAGATCGCGGACCTGCGCTCGGAACTCGACGAGTTCGAGGAGAACGTCGACGACCGGACGGTCGACCGCGACGAGTTCGAGGGCGATCTCAAGCGCTACGTCCGCAGGCGCGTCCGCCGCGGCCACGCGCGGGGTTGGGGGCCGTATCTGGTGTTACTCTACGGCACCGCGATGACGATCGCGGCGCTGTACACGCCCTACCTGGGCGGCGGCTGGGCGATCTTCGCGATGATCGTGATCTGGCTGTCGACGCTGGGGCTGTACGTCCTGATGGTGCTGGTCGGCGCCGGCCTGTCGCTGCTCGGCGTCCCCGGTCGGCTCCGGAACGCGATCGGGTCGTGGCGGTCCTGACCCGGTAGTTCGTTCCTCGTCGTCCCGCCCGCGGGCGCGGACCTCCGTCGCTGTCGCTCATTCCATCTCGGACTCTAACGCCGTCTTACCGGACCGTTCAGCGCGAGTACGACCGCGCTACGGCTGAACGGTTCGCCCACTTTTTACGCGGACTCGTGGAACCGGGTCCTGCTTACCGGTAACGCGTCGCGTTCCGGCGACACCCGCGAGCACCTATCATGCCACGAGACAGAGACGACGAGCGACCGGACCGACGAGCGGCACCGCATCGAGAACAGGGCGATCCGAGTCGGGAACAGCCGTTCGGCCGCGGACGGGGGGAACAGCAACCGCCGGAGGACGGCCAGCAGTCCGGCGGCGGGCGACGGCAACCGCCGCAGCAACAACCGACACGACGCCAACAACGGCCTCAATCGTCCCGACAGGACCAGACCCAGCAGCGACCGGCACAGCAGCAAGTGCCACAGCAGGGACAACAACCACCACAACAGGGCCAGCAACCACAACAACAGGGTCAGCAACCACCACAGCAGGGCCAACAGCCGCCTCGACGGCAATCGGGCGAACAGCGGCAGCCATCCCAGCGCCAGCAACCACCCCAGCAGGGCCAGCAGTCGCCGCGGCGCGGTCAGGAGTCGCCGCCCCGTCGATCGCCTCCGCGCCAGCCCGATCAGACGCCGTCGCGGCAGGGGAGCCGGCAGTCCCAGCAGGGCGGCCATCAGTCTCGGCAGGGCGACCACCAACCCCAGCAGAGCGGACAGCAGTCACGACAGGGCGCTGGACAGCAGTCCCGGCAAAGTTCCGGACAGCACCGACAGGGCGGCCAGCAGCCGGGCAGGCGCCAGCAGCAAGGGGGGTACCAGAAGCAGGCGCGCGTATCGGGCGACTGGAACCAGGGGAACGCGCCCGGTTCGGGCCGACAGGCAGGCGGCGAAACCGCGGCCCGGCAGCCCCGACCTCAGTCGGGCCGCGGCACGCCCGGAATCGATCAGTCCGGCGGCGAGCGGGCGATCCGACCGCGAGCGATAGACGAGATCATGACCGAGGACGTCGTCACGACGACGGGGGACACGCCGCTGCACGAGGTCGCCGCGACGATGGCCGGCGAGGAGGTCGGCAGCGTCGTCGTGGTCGACGACGACGAATCGCCGGTCGGGATAATCAGCGATCGCACGATCGCGCTGTCGATCGACGACGAGGGGACGCTGGCGGATCGTCACGTCTCGGACGTGATGACCGGCGACATCGTCACCGTCACCGCGGGGACGAGCGTGTTCGAGGTGACCCAGCGCCTGGCCGACGCCGGCGTCCGCAGGCTGCCGGTGATCGACGGCGACGGAGCCCTGGAGGGGATCGTCTCGATCGACGACGTCGTCGTACTGCTCTCGCAGGAACTGGAGAACGTCAGCGACGTGCTCTCGACCCAGTCCCACCGGCTCTGAGCGCCGCGACGGGCCCGTTCCGGGGACAGTGTCGGATCGACGCCCGGCGGCGAATCGGGGACCAGTCTTTTTGGGGGTCGACCGCGTAGGCATCTCGCATGAAGTTCGTTATCGTGGGGTACGGTCGGGTCGGCATCCGGACGGCCCGCATCCTGCGCGAGGAGGGACACGAGGTCATCGTCGTCGAGAACGACCCCGAGAAGGTCGACCGGGCCCAAAGCGACGGGTTCCAGGTCGTCGAGGGCGACGGCGGCGAGGACGAGACGTTCGAGCCGATCGAGATGGAGACGATCGACGCCGTCGCCGGCCTCACGGGCGATCTCAACGTCAACTTCGCGGCCTGCATGATCGGCAAGCACAACGGCGCCCGCACCGTGCTGCGCATCGACGAGGACTACCGCCAGGACATCTACCAGAAGTACGCCGACGACGTCGACGAGGTGATCTACCCCGAACGCCTCGGCGCCGCGGGCGCCAAGACGGCACTGCTTGGCGGTGACTTCAACGTGCTTTCCGACCTGACCGAGCAGCTCCAGCTGTCGGTGTTCACGATCGGCGACGGCTCCGCGGCGGTCGGCAGCCGCGTCAGCGACGTCGATCTTCCCGAGAGCGCCCGGATCTACGCACACGGCCGCGAGCACGAGTCGCTGACGATCCCCCTGCCCGGGACGACGATCGAGTCCGGCGACCAGGTCGCCGTGATCGTCGAAACCGAGAGCGTCGGCGACGTGAAGACGGCGCTGGCGGGCTGAGAGAAGCCGCGGCATCGACGCTTCGTTCTCCCGTCCGCCGCGTTCGAGAGCCGTGGCGCCGGCGGCGTTCTACAGGTAGTCGATCTCGATTCGCTCGCCCGTCTCCGCGGACTCGTAGACGGCCTCGGCCGCCTGCAGGTCCGCGAGCCCGTCACGGCCGTCCGGTTCGGGGCGGCGATCGGTGAGGATGTGGTTCGCAAAGTACGCGACCTCCTCGACGACGTCGTCGACCGGCGGGCCGGTGTACTCCATGCGCATGTCGCCGCACTCGACGACGATCTCCTGGGGGACGTCGCCGTAGGGCGAGTCGATCGAGATCGACCCCTCGGTGCCCACGATCTGTAACTGACTGTTCGGCTGGCCGTTGAACGTCGTCGAGCAGGAGGCGACGACGCCGTCGGGAAAGGCGAGCTGGAAGGCGGCGTGCTCGTCGACCCGGTCGAACGCGGGGTCCCAGGAGTTGGTCGCGCCCTGGACCGCGACGGGATCCTCGCCCAGCAGGAATCGCGATGTGTTCAGCGGGTAGACGCCGATGTCGAGCAGGGCGCCGCCGCCGGCGACGTCGGGGTCCAGTCGCCAGTGACCTGGCCCGAAGTTGTCGAGCAGCTTCGTCGAGAAGTTGCTGTGGATCTGGACCGGCCGGCCGATACAGCCCTCGCGGATGATCTCGCGCGTGCGACGCGCCGCGGGCTCGAACTGCAGGCGGTAGGCCGTCATCAGCGTCACGTCCGCGTCGTCGCAGGCGTCGACCATCGCGGCGGCGTCCTCGGCGCTCGCCGCCAGCGGCTTCTCGCAGAGGACGTGCTTACCGTACCGGGCCGCCGATTCGGCGTAGTCCCGGTGGAACAGGTTCGGCGTCGCGACGTAGACGGCGTCGTAGCTCTCTGTTGCCGCGCCGTCGTGGAACTCGTCGTAGCCGAGCACGGCGTCGACGCCGTACTCGTCGACGACCGGGTCGGACTCCCCGATGGAACGGCTGACCAGCACGGTCGTCTCGGTGGCCGCAACGTCCTTGATCGCCGGCAGCGCGCGGTTGCGCGCGAACCCGCCGACCCCGACGACAGCGAACCGGATCGGTCCCCCTTCGACCGACTGTTCCCAGTCCCGGCGCGTGAAATCGGCGAAGTGTCGTCCGACGTTGCCCGCGTTCTCCCTGGCTCGTTCCCCCATACCACAAACTGGGGACGCCGAGACAAAATCCATCGGGGTGGCGTGACGCCGTTCCGCGTCTTCACGACGCCGCTCTGCGTCTCCCGATACCGCGTCAGGGCGCCGCGAAGCACCGCTCGACGGCTCGGTTCTCGCGAATCGCGAGCAGTTCCTCGACGCCGTCGGCGTCGAACCGCATCGGCCGACGCCACCACGGTCCC is drawn from Natronoarchaeum mannanilyticum and contains these coding sequences:
- a CDS encoding tRNA (guanine(26)-N(2))-dimethyltransferase, with amino-acid sequence MQIREGAVEIEVPEQESEGIDDAVFFNPVQELNRDLTVAALRAYREREERANSYLDAMAASGARGVRAAVDGWDVTLCDLDPDAVALCERNLERNGVEGEVVERDVNALLHESVYDVVDIDPFGTPMPFADAALANTRDLVCVTATDTAPLCGAHFDSGVRKYSAIPRNTEYHAEMGLRVLVSALVRTAARYDVGATPILSHATNHYARTYLDLDHSATDANEAIDGLGHVHHCEDCLHRESEPGLIAHPPETCPNCGGNRVLTAGPIWLGQLTDSEFAAATREQVSEDMGTAEDCRDLLDTLEDELDEPTHFDQHKLCKQWTRSAVAMDDFLEQLRDAGYEATRAHYGGTTFKTDAAVSEIEAATSE
- a CDS encoding PAS domain S-box protein, with protein sequence MIEPITVLHVDDEPPLLDLTKTFLEREGGIEVRTESDPERALELLDGSIDCVLSDYQMPAMDGIEFLDAVRERRPSIPFVLFTGKGSEEIASEAISAGVSDYIQKETGSDQYTVLANRIRNLVDQRRTEQTLRQRVEAIEAASEGIAIFDGCGELAYANEAYSELYGRDLDDLFGEHWRDIHSEWAIERADDEVLPSLREGGQWSGELPVERSDGTTVPSSVSVASIERGATGRNPDDERSGGAVCVVRDLTERRERERELEEQRRRFRSLLESLPGMAYRARTDSGWPMEFVSEGCERLTGYEPDALESGEVSWGESVIHPDDLETVNRVTREALDNGDAFALEYRILTKSGDVRWVSERGHRVEPEILEGYIADVSARRQLEEELRRERGDAAVGSNDRDAAGRDTEAPDDA
- the prf1 gene encoding peptide chain release factor aRF-1 codes for the protein MSQQDAEQSDRKKYEFRKVIEDLKEYEGSGTQLVTIYVPPDKQISDVVAHVTQEHSEASNIKSKQTRTAVQDALSSIKARLKYFDTYPPENGVVLFSGAVDSGGGRTEMVTEVLENPPQPIESFRYHCDSAFLTEPLEHMLADKGLYGLIVLDRREANVGWLRGKRVEPVKSATSLVPGKQRKGGQSAQRFARLRLEAIDNFYQEVAGMANDLFVAERHELDGILVGGPSPTKDEFLDGDYLHHELQDKVLGKFDVSYTDESGLYDLVDAGEEALADAELMEDKSLMEEFFQELHGGEEATYGFEQTRRNLVMGSVETLLISEDLRKDVVTYECSNGHEEREVIDRRKNTPTHTCSECGEEVEADEEDDAREDAIDHLIDIAEQRGTDTTFISTDFEKGEQLYDAFGGVAGILRYSTGV
- a CDS encoding CBS domain-containing protein, whose amino-acid sequence is MTEDVVTTTGDTPLHEVAATMAGEEVGSVVVVDDDESPVGIISDRTIALSIDDEGTLADRHVSDVMTGDIVTVTAGTSVFEVTQRLADAGVRRLPVIDGDGALEGIVSIDDVVVLLSQELENVSDVLSTQSHRL
- a CDS encoding YhjD/YihY/BrkB family envelope integrity protein produces the protein MRQRLDAVPDDVRAVAVAAQSEQITFLAAAVAYYAFVSLIPLSLLGLVIASVMGGAVFEGQVVATAGEFLTPDAQNLLTEALTGEAGRGGATIVGTVVLLWSGLRLFRGLDKAFSQVYGTIGSKSIVNEFLNALAVSVAIVVGVASMTIIGAAIERLPAGGMSPQIGFALLVATLAVVFYPMYLLLPDADIEPREALPGTLFASLGWVVLGAGFQLYTANAGTFAAYGVLGGVLLLVTWLYFGALIVMLGAVVNAVLADRLDADDAAAMDYEPGYDPSGLAEGAAAAGVGQGPNGAPGAREGGACTAGETNVHASNDRPTTDRQVQRDGARQSDTTEAMTGEDSSERPDDADEDADLGEETPDSDSSATGAGDPKTDGGPGADADRESGDSTGPNGPTASDGPTTSDDPNDADDPTASERVRPGTAPASEVARLNSEIADLRSELDEFEENVDDRTVDRDEFEGDLKRYVRRRVRRGHARGWGPYLVLLYGTAMTIAALYTPYLGGGWAIFAMIVIWLSTLGLYVLMVLVGAGLSLLGVPGRLRNAIGSWRS
- the gfo6 gene encoding D-xylose 1-dehydrogenase Gfo6, with protein sequence MGERARENAGNVGRHFADFTRRDWEQSVEGGPIRFAVVGVGGFARNRALPAIKDVAATETTVLVSRSIGESDPVVDEYGVDAVLGYDEFHDGAATESYDAVYVATPNLFHRDYAESAARYGKHVLCEKPLAASAEDAAAMVDACDDADVTLMTAYRLQFEPAARRTREIIREGCIGRPVQIHSNFSTKLLDNFGPGHWRLDPDVAGGGALLDIGVYPLNTSRFLLGEDPVAVQGATNSWDPAFDRVDEHAAFQLAFPDGVVASCSTTFNGQPNSQLQIVGTEGSISIDSPYGDVPQEIVVECGDMRMEYTGPPVDDVVEEVAYFANHILTDRRPEPDGRDGLADLQAAEAVYESAETGERIEIDYL
- a CDS encoding TrkA family potassium uptake protein, with product MKFVIVGYGRVGIRTARILREEGHEVIVVENDPEKVDRAQSDGFQVVEGDGGEDETFEPIEMETIDAVAGLTGDLNVNFAACMIGKHNGARTVLRIDEDYRQDIYQKYADDVDEVIYPERLGAAGAKTALLGGDFNVLSDLTEQLQLSVFTIGDGSAAVGSRVSDVDLPESARIYAHGREHESLTIPLPGTTIESGDQVAVIVETESVGDVKTALAG